A single Bacteroidota bacterium DNA region contains:
- the rmuC gene encoding DNA recombination protein RmuC, with protein TLAAILNSLQMGFRTLAIQKRSSEVWRILGAVKKEFENFGGMLDKAQNNIQTGLNQLDDVMGKRTRAIQRKLRGVEALSDEEAKMMLPEIESDEEEK; from the coding sequence ACGCTGGCCGCCATCCTGAACAGCCTGCAAATGGGCTTCCGTACACTGGCCATTCAAAAACGCAGCAGCGAAGTCTGGAGAATACTCGGTGCTGTGAAAAAGGAATTTGAAAACTTTGGCGGTATGCTGGATAAAGCACAGAATAATATTCAAACCGGATTGAACCAACTCGATGATGTGATGGGAAAAAGAACCCGGGCCATTCAGCGGAAACTGAGGGGAGTAGAAGCATTAAGCGATGAAGAAGCTAAAATGATGCTTCCTGAAATTGAAAGCGACGAGGAGGAAAAATAG